The following proteins come from a genomic window of Triticum aestivum cultivar Chinese Spring chromosome 6A, IWGSC CS RefSeq v2.1, whole genome shotgun sequence:
- the LOC123127630 gene encoding transcription termination factor MTERF5, chloroplastic has protein sequence MTSLQAAPRLSLHLTPSEHRGRLLPPWRLVLSPSSCRLYTLISRQHPICNAQSYADDLLVASAQSSTTALSRLLAAEREEAKAVLSLFLRQKGLRSAVAARIANKSDGFIEHLSSKLQSAYRSRYAEGRELSTPEIRDALLPYLEALSKEHGDSLVEVVENFPDPFSAERESLSYSMILTPTSSNKQKAIARVSTPTSGGALPELVLYLLDYGMDHEEIKNVVRKFPAFAYYNVDRKIKPLVELLLELGVPRSGIPGIIRKRPQLCGISLTDNLKPMMAYMENIGVNKTQWSKVICRFPAFLTYSRQKVEITVSYLTELGVSKENIGKILTRCPHLMSYSVNDNLRPTADYFRSIGADAASLIQKCPQAFGLNIESKLKPITEFFLEREFSIEEIGIMVNRFGIIHTLSLQENLIPKYEYFLTMGYPRYELVKFPQYFGYSLEQRIKPRYAQMTGCGVRLILNQMLSVSETRFEEILQKKSGGF, from the exons ATGACGAGCCTGCAGGCGGCCCCGCGCCTCAGCCTCCACCTGACCCCGTCCGAACACCGTGGCCGGCTGCTTCCGCCGTGGAGGCTcgtcctctccccctcctcctgcAG GCTTTACACTCTCATTTCCAGACAACATCCCATTTGCAATGCACAATCAT ATGCTGATGATTTACTGGTGGCCAGTGCCCAAAGCTCCACAACTGCTCTCTCAAGGTTGCTTGCTGCAGAAAGAGAGGAAGCGAAAGCTGTGCTATCGCTGTTCTTAAGGCAGAAAGGTTTGAGAAGTGCGGTAGCTGCACGGATCGCCAACAAATCAGATGGATTCATTGAGCACCTGAGTTCAAAGCTCCAAAGTGCTTACAGATCTCGATATGCTGAAG GAAGGGAGCTGAGTACACCTGAGATCAGAGATGCTCTCCTTCCCTATCTAGAAGCTCTTTCTAAAGAACATGGGGATAGTTTGGTTGAAGTGGTGGAGAATTTCCCTGATCCTTTTTCCGCGGAAAGGGAGTCCTTGTCTTACTCAATGATACTTACACCAACGAGCTCAAATAAGCAGAAGGCAATTGCTCGAGTAAGCACACCAACCTCAGGGGGAGCCCTCCCGGAGTTAGTGCTCTACCTGCTGGACTATGGCATGGATCATGAGGAGATCAAGAATGTCGTGCGCAAGTTCCCAGCATTTGCGTACTACAACGTGGATCGCAAGATAAAGCCCCTGGTGGAGCTACTGCTTGAGCTTGGTGTGCCGAGGTCAGGCATACCTGGAATCATCAGGAAGAGGCCTCAGCTATGTGGAATCAGCTTGACAGATAATCTGAAACCTATGATGGCCTATATGGAGAATATTGGTGTCAACAAAACTCAGTGGAGCAAGGTGATATGCCGGTTCCCTGCATTTCTCACATATAGCAGGCAGAAGGTGGAGATAACTGTGAGCTACCTTACTGAACTAGGAGTTTCTAAGGAAAACATCGGCAAGATTCTCACACGATGTCCTCATCTCATGAGCTACAGTGTCAATGACAACCTCAGACCAACTGCTGACTACTTCCGGTCGATCGGCGCAGATGCTGCATCTCTTATTCAGAAATGTCCCCAGGCTTTTGGTTTGAACATAGAGTCAAAGCTGAAGCCAATCACAGAGTTTTTCCTGGAGAGAGAGTTCAGCATCGAGGAAATTGGCATTATGGTAAATAGATTTGGGATTATTCACACTCTCAGCTTGCAAGAAAATTTGATTCCCAAATATGAATATTTTCTGACGATGGGGTACCCAAGGTATGAACTCGTGAAATTTCCACAGTACTTTGGGTACAGTTTAGAGCAGAGGATAAAACCTCGGTATGCTCAGATGACTGGTTGTGGGGTGAGGTTGATTCTGAACCAGATGTTGTCAGTCTCAGAAACCAGATTTGAGGAAATTCTACAAAAGAAATCAGGTGGATTTTGA